From Streptomyces durmitorensis, a single genomic window includes:
- a CDS encoding iron-containing alcohol dehydrogenase family protein yields the protein MPVLTRLIPSPVVVDIRPGALNDLAGVLADQRICSSTGKLAIAISGGSGAVLRQRLEPSLPTAEWFEVGGGTLDDAIKLADAIKKGRYDAVVGLGGGKIIDCAKFAAARVGAPLVAVATNLSHDGLCSPVATLDNDAGRGSYGVPNPIAVVIDLDVIREAPVRFVRSGIGDALSNISAIADWELAARERGEDIDGLAAAMARQAGEAVLRHPGGVGDDAFLQVLAEGLVLTGIAMSVSGDSRPASGACHEINHAFDLLFPKRAASHGEQCGLGAAFAMFLRGAREESLYMVEVLRRHGLPVTPEEIGFTVDEFVQVVEYAPQTRPGRYTILEHLNLNSDQIKDAYADYAKAIGS from the coding sequence GTGCCAGTACTGACGAGGCTCATCCCCTCGCCGGTCGTCGTGGACATCCGGCCGGGGGCGCTCAACGACCTGGCCGGTGTCCTGGCCGACCAGCGGATCTGCTCGTCAACCGGCAAGCTCGCCATCGCCATCAGCGGCGGCTCCGGCGCGGTCCTTCGCCAGCGGCTCGAACCGTCGCTGCCCACCGCCGAGTGGTTCGAGGTGGGCGGCGGCACGCTCGACGACGCCATCAAGCTCGCCGACGCCATCAAGAAGGGCCGCTACGACGCGGTCGTGGGCCTCGGCGGCGGCAAGATCATCGACTGTGCCAAGTTCGCCGCCGCGCGGGTCGGCGCGCCGCTGGTCGCCGTCGCGACGAACCTGTCGCACGACGGCCTGTGCTCGCCGGTCGCCACGCTCGACAACGACGCGGGCCGCGGCTCGTACGGAGTGCCGAACCCCATCGCGGTCGTCATCGACCTCGATGTGATCCGTGAGGCCCCCGTGCGCTTCGTGCGCTCCGGCATCGGCGACGCCCTGTCCAACATCTCCGCGATCGCGGACTGGGAGCTGGCCGCACGCGAGCGCGGCGAGGACATCGACGGACTCGCGGCCGCCATGGCGCGCCAGGCCGGCGAAGCCGTCCTGCGCCACCCCGGCGGTGTCGGCGACGACGCCTTCCTGCAGGTCCTCGCCGAGGGGCTGGTGCTCACCGGCATCGCGATGTCCGTGTCGGGCGACTCCCGCCCGGCGTCCGGCGCCTGCCACGAGATCAACCACGCCTTCGACCTCCTCTTCCCCAAGCGCGCGGCCAGCCACGGCGAGCAGTGCGGCCTGGGCGCGGCCTTCGCGATGTTCCTGCGTGGAGCGCGCGAGGAGTCGCTGTACATGGTGGAGGTGCTGCGCAGGCACGGCCTCCCCGTGACGCCGGAGGAGATCGGCTTCACCGTGGACGAGTTCGTCCAGGTCGTGGAGTACGCCCCGCAGACGCGCCCCGGGCGCTACACGATCCTCGAGCACCTCAATCTGAATTCCGACCAGATCAAGGACGCATACGCCGACTATGCCAAGGCCATCGGTAGCTGA
- a CDS encoding sugar phosphate nucleotidyltransferase, producing MIGLVLAAGAGRRLRPYTDTLPKALVPVDGDTTILDLTLGNFAEIGLTEVAIIVGYKKEAVYDRKAALEEKYGLKLTLIDNDKAEEWNNAYSLWCGRDAIKHTVILANGDTVHPVSVEKTLLAARGEGKKIILALDTVKNLADEEMKVIVDPEKGVQKITKLMDPATATGEYIGVTLIEGDAADQLADALKTTFERDPDLYYEDGYQELVNRGFKIDVEPIGDVKWVEIDNHDDLAKGREIACQY from the coding sequence ATGATCGGCCTTGTGCTGGCGGCCGGCGCCGGACGGCGTCTTCGCCCCTACACCGACACGCTTCCCAAGGCCCTGGTGCCGGTCGACGGTGACACCACCATCCTCGACCTGACCCTCGGCAACTTTGCGGAGATCGGTCTGACCGAGGTCGCGATCATCGTCGGTTACAAGAAGGAGGCGGTCTACGACCGCAAGGCGGCGCTCGAGGAGAAGTACGGCCTCAAGCTCACGCTGATCGACAACGACAAGGCCGAGGAGTGGAACAACGCCTACTCCCTCTGGTGCGGTCGTGACGCGATCAAGCACACGGTGATCCTCGCCAACGGCGACACCGTGCACCCCGTCTCCGTCGAGAAGACGCTGCTCGCCGCCCGCGGCGAGGGCAAGAAGATCATCCTCGCCCTCGACACGGTGAAGAACCTCGCCGACGAGGAGATGAAGGTCATCGTGGACCCCGAGAAGGGCGTCCAGAAGATCACCAAGCTGATGGACCCGGCGACCGCCACCGGTGAGTACATCGGTGTCACGCTCATCGAGGGCGACGCCGCCGACCAGCTGGCCGACGCCCTGAAGACCACCTTCGAGCGCGACCCCGACCTCTACTACGAGGACGGCTACCAGGAGCTCGTCAACCGCGGCTTCAAGATCGACGTGGAGCCGATCGGCGACGTCAAGTGGGTCGAGATCGACAACCACGACGACCTCGCCAAGGGCCGGGAGATCGCGTGCCAGTACTGA